The genomic region ACCTCCCGCTTAACAATGCATGCAACATCTTCAAGCCCCTCTTGGGCAGTCGGAACTTTTTGGTCAAGCTTTGCTTGCGCAAAGCTTGCTGGGGGGCTAACGCCCCCACACCCCAGAACTTTGCCAAGGCAAAGTTTCTATCCGCTCAGTGGTGACCGCTCTCCTCACCCTTCGGAAGGGCTTAGCCTCATCATCGCTGGGCTTAAAAACGCCCACGACCTTTTAACCTTGGTGATGTCATGAGGTTCATCCCGCTCATAGTTGCAAGGCCCGAGGTCCAGATGGCCATAGACGAGGCCATAATGCGCGCCAGAATCGAGGGGAAGGTTCCAGACACCGTTAGGCTATACGCATTCTCGCCGAGCTCGGTAACTATTGGAAGATTCCAGAGCGTCGTCCACGACGTCAACCTTGAGGAAGCCAGGAGGCTCGGCATTCCTGTCGTGAGGAGAATAACCGGCGGCGGTTCGGTCTTCCACGACGAGTTCGGCGAGATAACCTATTCCGTCGTTGTCGGCGAAGATTTACACCCCATGCTCAAAAACGTCGAGACGAGCTACCTCTATCTGGCCGGCCCTCTCGTCGATGCCTTGAAAGAGCTCGGCATTGAGGCCGGCTTCTCCGGCCTCAACGACATAGTTGCCAACGGAAAGAAGATAAGCGGCTCCGCACAGACGAGGCGGAAGGGAATCATCCTGCAGCACGGCACCTTCATGTACTCCACGCGCGTCGAGGTTCTCGGAAGGGTTCTCCGCGCTTCAAAGGCCAAGCTCGCCGACAAGGGCGTTTCAAGCATCTGGGAGAGGGTAACAACGCTGGAGCGCGAGGGGATAAAGCTCAGCCGCTGGGAGGCCTACGAACTGCTGAAGGACAAGTTCTTTATCGCGTTTGGGCTGGAAGAAGGGGGGCTAACGGACTACGAGCTTGAGCTTGCCGAGAGACTGGTGGAAGAGAGGTACGGGAACCCGGAGTGGAATGAGATGAGGTAACTTTTTTTCTTTTGCAGGCCTCGCCCTTTTAGGGCGGGGAAGAGGTCAGTGCGGGATGCCTTTCCATGAAGAGCTACATGAGTCTCACCTGGCTTTGATTTCGAACTTCTCTGCCAGCTCGTAGAACAGCTCGTCTTCGCCGAGTTCTTCCCTCAGCTTTCTGAAGTTTCTCCCCAGGCGCGGCAGTCTCCCCTTACTCCTCATCAGCATGGAATTGCCGACTTCTAGAGCAAAGCTCAGGTATTCATCGTCGATTAAAACCCTTCCGTCCCTGCCGAGGGGCGCGGTTAGGTACTCTGTGGCGTTTATCTCAACGAGGTAGCGGGTTGAGATGACCTTGAAGGTGGTGTACTTAAATCCCGATGCCAAACCGAGCTCGTGGAGCTTCTTCGCTTTCTCGATGTCCTCCGCAACGATGTGGAATATGGGCGGCTGGCTCTTGAGGAAGATCAGTCCCTTTTCTGCCTTTTTGAGCGCTTCTCTTGCTTCTTCAAATGTCATCTCACGGTGTACCTTTATGAGCCACCTTGAGAGGGGCTTTGCACCCAAAGCGGGCTCCTCGATGATGCCTATTCGGCCGGAGCAGGAGCTGGTCGTGTAGATTCCATTAATTGAGTTGATGAGCAGGAGGAGGTCGATTATATCTTCATCCACTTTCCCTTCTCTCATCGCGGTGAAGAGACTTTGGAGGGCTTCGCGCTTTGCCTTCATATCTAAACCTCCCATGGCCTTTTGAGAGCTTAAATCTCGCTCCAGCTCTTAGTTATGGTATGTAAAAGGTCTCAGCTCCCTCTTTCAGCCCCTTCCGTCGAAAACTTTATAAAGCTAACCCAAAAGGTTTAGCTGGAAATGGCCAGGGTGGTGTAGCCTGGTTAGCACAGGGGACTGTGGATCCCCTAGCCCGGGTTCAAATCCCGGCCCTGGCCCCATCACATCAACCCTTTCTGACAAAATCGCTGGCGGAAGGGTTCTTACTGTTTTTAAATGCAAACTTTTTGAAACTTTCATCCAACACCCTTTAAAACCCCTGGCGATTATATCCATTCCGGTGAACCCACATGACATGGAAAGACAAGCTCGGCTTAGTTCACATCTACACCGGCAACGGGAAGGGGAAGACGACGGCGGCCTTCGGCCTGGCCGTGAGGATGCTCGGCTCCGGCGGAAAGGTCATCATCCTTCAGTTCATGAAGGCGGGAGACGTTTACGGCGAGCAGAAGAAGATAGCCGAATGTGGCGCGGTCATAGAGTCCTTCGGCCTGCCCAAGTTTGTCCACGGAAAACCTGAACCGGACGACATAGAGGCCGCCAAAAAGGCCCTTCAGCGGGCTAGGGAGGTCGTCTCAAGCGGTGAGTGGGATCTGGTAATCCTTGATGAAATCTGCGTTGCCTTGGGTTTCAAAATGCTCGACGTTGAGGAAGTCAGGGAGCTTGTCAAGAGCAAAGCCCCGCACACGGAGCTCGTCCTGACCGGCCGCTACTGCCCGGAGGAGCTCTTTGAGCTGGCCGACTACGTCACCGAGATGAAGGAGGTAAAGCACCCCTATCAGCAGGGAATCCTCGCGAGGAGGGGCGTGGAGTTTTAGTTCTGGCCCTCCCCTGGTTTCGACCTTGACCGAAAAGTTTTTTAGTTAGAAAAGCTTAAGATAACCCGAGGAGATTTTAGTAACAATTCTTTAGAAAAGGGGGTGATAGAATGAGCGAGCTCATCGGCCAGATCGTGCAGGTTCTCAAGGAGCAGGTCGTCCAGGACACCGTTGTCCCCAGGAACATAAGGCGTGCCGCCGAGCAGGCCATAGAGGCCCTCCTCGACGAGAGCAAGGAGCCCGCCGTCAGGGCGGCCGATGCCATAGCAATCCTTGAGGAGATAAGCGAGGACCCGAACATGCCGATGCACACGAGGACGATCATCTGGGAAGTCCTCGGTGCCCTTGAGCAGGTCAAGTGAGCGTTTTCTTTTTACGCTCATTTCCCTGCGTTTCTGATGAGTAAAAAGGAGAGCTATTTTCTGCCCAGGTGCCAGAGCTTCGCGCTCTCCTCCACCAGTTCGGCCTTGTAGAAGGCCTCCCTCAGTGTTCTTCCGACGGTAACTATGCCGTGCCGCTCCATTATGACTGCATCCGACTGGAGTATGGCGTCTGCCACAACGTCGGCCAGCTCCTGGGTTCCCGCAGGCCTGAACGGGGCTATTGGAATTCTCTTCAGGTATATCTCCGCCTCGGGGGTCATTATCGGCAGCTCCCAGTCGATTAGGGATGTTGCGGCTATTGCATAGGGGGGGTGGAGGTGAGCTATGGCTTTGACGTCCGGCCGGCTCCTGTAAACTGCCAGATGGAGCCTGTACTCCGAGGACGGTCTGACGCCTGAAACCTGCCTTCCGCCCATGTCTATAACTGCCACCTGCTCCCTGGTCATATCGTCCATCACCGCCCCCGTGGCCTTGATGAAGACGAGGCTTCCCTTCCTGATGCTCAGGTTTCCGCCAAATGCAGCTGTAAGTCCCCTCTCGTGGGCCAGTCGGGAGTACCTCACCAGTTGGGCTTTGATTGCTCTGCTCATGGTTCCACCTCATAGCTTCTTTAGCATGTCAATCAATTCCTCTTTGGGGATTCCGTTCCAAAGTGAGACTTTGTTCAGAATATCGTTGAGGGTTCCTTTGGCTATTTCGTCATGATACGGAATCGTTATCTTATGCGTTCCCAGCGGGGTTCCTTTCTCGAGCCTGACGTGGCTTCCGCGCTGTCTTACAACGGTGTATCCAAGCCTTTTGAGGAGTTTTATCAACTTCTCGCCGCTAACTACTGGCAGTTTGCTCAACTCTGGACACCTCAAACTCCGAGAGCGTCATGACAATTATTTTCTCTCCTCTCTCGATATCCTCCTCGAAATGAAGCTCTACAGCCTCCTGGAGGTTTTCCATCAACTCGTCTAGGGTTTTCCCCTGAGTGAAAATGTCCTCGTTAATTCCTCTGGCACACCAGTACTTCCCATCGAAATACACGTCAAACTTTACTATCATCACACTCCCCTGGGAATGGTTCTTTATCTTGGTACTTAACCTTTTACCCTCACGCCGTAGCCGCAGTCTTGGCAGTAAGCCTTCTCCCCCTTCCAGACGAGCTCTCCGCCGCAGACGGGGCAGGTGTGAACGTCTCCCCCACTCTTCCAGCGCTCGTAGGTCTCGCGGTCTATAACGAGGAAGAGGCCAGCTTCATCCTCCTCGAAGTGGCCGAGAACCGGGTTGCTCTCCAGTTCGAGGGTTTTCCCGTCTATGATCATCGGCTCAACGCCTATGTTCCCCTCGTATTCGAGGTCGTTGGTCGGGAGGATCTCAACGACGAAGGCATCTAGCTTTTTATCGTGGTACGCTATGACCTCCAGCGCGTCGCTGAGCTCGCCGCTGGACGAGATGACGTCAACCACCAGCGTCTCTCCCCGTGGGATGACGAGGGCTATGAGGAACCTGCTCCTGTAGAGGGCCAGCCCCCGGTCGAGGCAGCTCTCCTCCATCCCAAAACCTCTCAGAATCTCACGGATCTCGGCTCCGCCTGGCAGCTTGCCCTCGCGCATTATGAAGTCCCCGATCTCCTTGGCGAGCGGCATGGCGAGTGTAACGGGTTCGTAGAGCTTCATGTTCCCACCCCAACTACCTCGGGAGAAAAATTTATAAACCTACCCGGGGGATTATGGAACGGGCTGCCTGTAGGGTCCCGCGGTAGCCTAGCCTGGGAGCGGCGGCGGACTGTAGATCCGCAGGTCCCCGGTTCAAATCCGGGCCGCGGGACCACCAGAATTCTAACGCCTTTTCTGGGAACATTGAGCTCTGGGTCTTCCTTGTTCGGGAGTTCTATCTCTGTGGGTACTTTTCCGGCTGACCGGCTTTCAGCCCTTTTGAGAAAAAACTTTTTAATCTTCAGCGTCGTGTTAAACTCTGGTGTTTAAAATGCCTGCGAAGAGCTTTCTCACAGACCAGCAGATTAGAATCCTCCGCCTGCGAGCCAAGGGGTTGAAACAGAGCGAGATCGCCGAAATGCTGGGCACGAGCAGGGCCAACATCAGTATACTTGAGAGGCGCGCCCTTGAGAAGATAGAGAAGGCCCGGAATACGATCCTCATCTGGGAGCAGATAAACTCCAAGATAAGCGTTGAAGTGAGAAAGGGGGAAGACATCTTTACCGTTCCTGGGAGGCTCTTCAAGAAGGCCGACGAGCTGAAAATAAAGGTTCCATACAGCACGGCGGAGATAATAGCCTTTCTCGTGGAGCACGCGCCTGTCGAGGACAGGCTGGCAAAGAGGGACTTCACGCTCTTCCTCGACGCCAAGGACAGGCTGAGGATAAGCGAGTGCCTACTTGAGGACTTCGATAAGGTAGGGAAGTAGTAACGATGTGAAGACGCCGTTCAGGGCCATTGCCAGGCCGCTCACCGCTCCGGCCAGCTCGTCTTCAAGGATTATTCTTGCCGTCCCGAGACCGTGGGAGCTGACGCCAGTCGCCAGGCCGCGTGCTATTCTGTCTCTAACCCCGATAAGGTCGAGCAACTCCGGGGCGAAGGCGTTGCCGAGCAGGCCGGTGAGTATTACCAGTACCGCCGTTAAAGCTGGAATACCTCCTATCTCCTCGCTTATGCCTATCGCTATGGCCGTGGTAACGCTCTTGGGGGCTATGCTCAGGAGAACCTCCTCGCTACCGCCGAGGAGTTGCGCGATGTAGAACGCGCTCAGTATTGCAATCGTTCCACCGAAGGCTATCCCAAGCGTTATCTCCCTCGCGTAGGCCCTTATGGTTCCCCTACCTTTGTAGACCGGAACCGCCAGACTCACAACCGCCGGTCCGAGGAGAAACTTGAGTATAACCGCGCTCTCCATGTAGGACTCGTAGGAAAAGCCGCCGAAGTGAAGCACTGTTGCTATAGTGAATATCGACAGAAGGACGGGATTGGTGTAGAAGGTTCTCCTCCTGGAGTGGAGCTCCGAGAACAGGTAGAAGACAATGAGGGTGAGCGTTATCCCGAGGGGATTCATTCTTCACCCCTCCTGAGCAGTTCGACCGTCTTCGCCGTCACGACAAGCGTAACCAGGAAGCTCAGAACCAAGGAAACGAATATCGGAGTGGCCTGGCTCCTTATGAGAGTGATATAAGCAACTATCCCCACCCCGGGCGGAATGAACATGATGCTCATGTTCCTGACGAACAGCTCTGCCTCGCCCTCCACCCATTCCTCCTTTACATTCCCACTTAGAAGTGCCCCCAATAAGAGGAGCATCCCGAGAACGCTGCCCGGGATTGGAACTTTGAGGTACGAGCTAATCAGTTCCCCTAGGGCGTAGAAGCCAAAGATTATCGCCAGTCCGCGGTAGGGCCTCATAGTTTCGTTTAGGATTCCAACGTATAAAAATCCAACTCCCGAAAGGGAAATAAAACCTTGGGCGTAGTCTCAACGGTGGTATTATGCTCCTGAGGAACTACCGGTTTTCTGGAAGGTACGGTCCCGAGTGGGGCAGCGGCGGAATCTTTGGGCTGAGATATCACAATGGAACGCTCTACTTCACGCTGGCCTTCGAGGCCGAGGCGCACTTCATAGACGTGAAGAGTGGTGGGGAAAAGGTTTACGACTTCACCCTTCTCGGCGATGCCCCTACGAGCGGCGGAGACACCTACAACGCGGTCGAGACGGTTGACGAGTTCATATACTTCGGCGGCTGGGTTCACGCACCGGCCGTTTACAGGAAAGACCGAAGGATACTCTTCAACAATAAGTACTCCCACGTTCACGTGTACGACACAGAGGAGGAAACGGTAAAGCTCCTCTGGAGGGACTCCATCCATCACGACACCGACTGGGCCGGAGAGGTGAGCGATATACTCTACGACCCCTACAACGACAGTCTATTGCTCGCGAGGGAGGACGGGCACGCAAATCTCGGCGTCTACGCCTTGGACCGGAGAACCGGGAAGGCCGAACCTTTGATTCACGAACCCTCTGCCAAGGGGACGAGGGTTCACGATGCGGCCTTCTTCGGGATCGGCAACAACTTCACCGAGGGGCTTAGGGAGATAAAGGCCCTGGACCTGATAGATGGAAAATG from Thermococcus sp. MAR1 harbors:
- a CDS encoding biotin/lipoate A/B protein ligase family protein, which codes for MRFIPLIVARPEVQMAIDEAIMRARIEGKVPDTVRLYAFSPSSVTIGRFQSVVHDVNLEEARRLGIPVVRRITGGGSVFHDEFGEITYSVVVGEDLHPMLKNVETSYLYLAGPLVDALKELGIEAGFSGLNDIVANGKKISGSAQTRRKGIILQHGTFMYSTRVEVLGRVLRASKAKLADKGVSSIWERVTTLEREGIKLSRWEAYELLKDKFFIAFGLEEGGLTDYELELAERLVEERYGNPEWNEMR
- the cobO gene encoding cob(I)yrinic acid a,c-diamide adenosyltransferase, with amino-acid sequence MTWKDKLGLVHIYTGNGKGKTTAAFGLAVRMLGSGGKVIILQFMKAGDVYGEQKKIAECGAVIESFGLPKFVHGKPEPDDIEAAKKALQRAREVVSSGEWDLVILDEICVALGFKMLDVEEVRELVKSKAPHTELVLTGRYCPEELFELADYVTEMKEVKHPYQQGILARRGVEF
- a CDS encoding UPF0147 family protein, which encodes MSELIGQIVQVLKEQVVQDTVVPRNIRRAAEQAIEALLDESKEPAVRAADAIAILEEISEDPNMPMHTRTIIWEVLGALEQVK
- a CDS encoding aldolase, coding for MSRAIKAQLVRYSRLAHERGLTAAFGGNLSIRKGSLVFIKATGAVMDDMTREQVAVIDMGGRQVSGVRPSSEYRLHLAVYRSRPDVKAIAHLHPPYAIAATSLIDWELPIMTPEAEIYLKRIPIAPFRPAGTQELADVVADAILQSDAVIMERHGIVTVGRTLREAFYKAELVEESAKLWHLGRK
- a CDS encoding type II toxin-antitoxin system HicA family toxin, producing the protein MSKLPVVSGEKLIKLLKRLGYTVVRQRGSHVRLEKGTPLGTHKITIPYHDEIAKGTLNDILNKVSLWNGIPKEELIDMLKKL
- a CDS encoding type II toxin-antitoxin system HicB family antitoxin, yielding MIVKFDVYFDGKYWCARGINEDIFTQGKTLDELMENLQEAVELHFEEDIERGEKIIVMTLSEFEVSRVEQTASS
- a CDS encoding Tfx family DNA-binding protein; translated protein: MPAKSFLTDQQIRILRLRAKGLKQSEIAEMLGTSRANISILERRALEKIEKARNTILIWEQINSKISVEVRKGEDIFTVPGRLFKKADELKIKVPYSTAEIIAFLVEHAPVEDRLAKRDFTLFLDAKDRLRISECLLEDFDKVGK
- a CDS encoding CidB/LrgB family autolysis modulator: MNPLGITLTLIVFYLFSELHSRRRTFYTNPVLLSIFTIATVLHFGGFSYESYMESAVILKFLLGPAVVSLAVPVYKGRGTIRAYAREITLGIAFGGTIAILSAFYIAQLLGGSEEVLLSIAPKSVTTAIAIGISEEIGGIPALTAVLVILTGLLGNAFAPELLDLIGVRDRIARGLATGVSSHGLGTARIILEDELAGAVSGLAMALNGVFTSLLLPYLIEVLK
- a CDS encoding CidA/LrgA family protein, with the protein product MRPYRGLAIIFGFYALGELISSYLKVPIPGSVLGMLLLLGALLSGNVKEEWVEGEAELFVRNMSIMFIPPGVGIVAYITLIRSQATPIFVSLVLSFLVTLVVTAKTVELLRRGEE